Sequence from the Lacerta agilis isolate rLacAgi1 chromosome 6, rLacAgi1.pri, whole genome shotgun sequence genome:
ttaaaagttctcctggatctgaaagcaAGTTATCAtgcagcgcaggagaaaaacacGGAGAAgtgggctccgtgggttgcccgtgaagccgcctggacctttaactcccaccccaccccacccgcgcatgcctctttctcgctccatcgccccccatcatcttcacagggacagcaagagccgcaaagcaggcagagacaggaggagacggcGAGGGAGGCTTTTTAAATGGGGGTGACctagagagctttctctccttcctccggttggtctctaacccccacccccacccctagattTGTTTCTGgtgtgttctggcacctctttctctagaaaaatagcactgggaggacattAAGCATCCCTTAAGAGAGAACCTTAACCCGTAAGAGAGAACCttttgggaatggcacatgcagaaagagaggagcgaaatccatccatccatttgtccaaaaatagcagatcaagaataaatatttgttttcctttttattgtattgccatCTGCCGGCCATTCCTTGAAACTATAGGCTGGGAtttaatcagtgccagatttatgtataggctaagtaggctgaagcctagggcctctaaatctagggggcctcgccagcctgccgcTCTCCAGTGCCAcagcctcccctctcccaaaattgtaaacccaagacctcatgcaagggcagggcaactcaggcccagcaactgttagactcagggctacccagtggggcccaatttgaagcagtggggcgcaacttgattttttttttttgtagggccccagttcacacccaaagtctgcaaaatcttatagatataaataaaatccatctagattgccttggtgcaggggcccccttaggagcggcctGCGGGGCTCAAGTTGCTCCAactgccttaaggtcagccctgatgagactgtgtaggggttggactgacaagccctgcaccttctaggtccctgatgtcaccattcagagtacagactcaaggacgtgttatggaaataaaggggggcacttattggaaatcagttttgtcacctcttccccccaaaccctgagacaatgagcccagccaccttttattcacagtcgcataagcactaaaCTACAGCATGGGCtgcacccaatgttgtttttgtacaatcttgtttgtcctcagtaaccaaaattatattatcaacgtatacaagcagaaaagttgtttaccttcatttgcaaggaatcatacaaaacaaagtggcactaataaagaaacgttccagtgtggcaacagaaagcaaactaaaaatgcttttgcatttgatcaaaactatccagcaatatcaagttataggaaaactggtgctattaacagtaatccttctggttgcttaattggtttggcaacttccaggcacatgatgtgtgatgctaattatttccaagtgttaaatgataactgatcagaggcagctaccggagagctacgagattcaggtgagggtcagatgacttgtcaatcccagcaggtatataagaggacgacccaggccaagcccatctctttctattcccgtatGTTGTTGCCCACGGAgtgcaactatgctcaaattgacaaagaggcatgtgctaTTCCCTCTGATgtagatctgatatatatatatatattgaggggtgtgtggtggggttgcacatgtgcccatcaagctgtgtgtgggaattatccctccgtgtgtggtgctgtcaggagggggtcgtgcaaatgctgcgcgttgtgcagaatggaaatatttatgtGCGGTGTTCTATCGacggatgcagcttgcagaggggaaattcgagagggtgagggagcatgggtccgctgtagggagcggagcgcatttcttgcgcacgggtgcctgcctgcagaagggatttgtgctgcggagctgttgtggaaaatgcctaggtggttgtgttgacaggtgtgcaaaggaggggtgcagaagctaaaggtatctgtctatatggcctttccaaaggccaggttgtgcagtcagctggggcctgtaaaaagccaggccgggagccaccttaagttgaggctgcataggccttgtggtgcatgtgattcagattctattcagttgaacttCTGGTTctaaagttgacattttttttagcaatgcccccctagtgagccttcttttgttcacttctttttatttcgaggcagtgcacacctatgtttgtggaactgcaaacctttccagtcatgtgttactccatgtgatcccttattttcaaatccgaaacttgacagctataacttggctgccccagccattctaACAGAACAGCAGAACGTGACCCATTGAAAGCTTCCCGACACAGGGCTTCCTGTTTTTAACAAGAGAGAAGGGCAGCGCCCCCAAAATAGCCGAGAAATGAAATCCGGTCTGCGGACAACAGATCCGACGCGACCGCGGCCCGCCGAGCGCTTTGAAAGCTCCCTGCTCGCTCCGCCCCGTGGGCTGAGCCTCGTCCGCCTTTCCGCCCGCGGGGCGGCGCGCTCCGCCGCTTGGGCTCGCCTCTTTCTCGGCTATGGCGGCGGCCCGGGACGCGGCGTCGGCTTGCAGCGCGGACTCCTTCCAGCTCCGGCACCTGCACCTGGCGCTGAGCATGCACTTCGGGCCGGCCGGCTCGGGGAATTTGCAAGGCTGCGTCCGCCTGGAGCTGACATGCCTGCGGGACCGCGCGAGCGAAGTGGTGCTGGACTCGCACCCCAGCATCGAGGTGGAAGGCGCCGGGCTGGCGCCGCCGGGCAGCGGCTGCGGCGAAGGGCAGGGCCCGCAGCCAGGCGCGCTGAGGCCGCTCGCCTTCCAGAGCCGCCCGTTCGCCAGCTACGGCTCCGCGCTGCACGTCACCCTGCCGGAGCCTCTGACGTGCGGGGACACTGTGGTGCTGGAGATCGCCTACCGAGCCGGAGGGGGGCCCGGGGTGAGTCGGGGAGAGAGGCGGGCGGAGCCGGAGGGCGCGCCGATCTGCCCCGGTCTCTTCCCCCAACCAAGGGCGGGAAGCGTGCAAGGTTCAAGTTCCGTCTTTTGACCCGAAAGCCCTTCCTCTTGATGGGGAGAGAGGTTTACTGGCAGCAGTAGCCCAGGAGTACGAAAAtatacactctgcacatgctcagtatTATAAGTTTTTCCTTCCCTTGATCTTCATGGGCTGTGTTCCAAAGCTAAAGGCATGCCTAGGTGTGCCTGGGCTGCAGTGATGCCATTGCTCTGCTATTGCACCACCGATCCTGATTTTCATAATTTCCCCTTTCCCTCATTATTCAGGAGCTTTGGCAAGGGAAAAGAAATGAACTTGCCTTTCTTGCTCTTGTCCTTCCGTGTGGGATGTTACTTACTGCCTATGGACATCTTTCCTTGTTATGGGACTTAACtcagccttgcaagcagaagggtccaggttcaatcccagccaTCTCCAAGTCTGCTGAATTTAGCCTGGTGTTTGGCATCCCCCCAGACAGTAAAATTTAGTGGAAGTCTCCACTTGTGTGGGGAAATCAGCTCACATTAATGGAAGGGAGGACTCTCGGTGTAATAGCCACAGTTCCATGCAGTCAGTGGTACTGAACAAGAGTATTGTAGGGTGCCACACTCATGATGAGAATGCTAAACCCTCCCCATGGTGAGTGAATTGGTTCTTACATCTTAATGCATTTTAAACAGCCTTTTGTAGTAACAGTAAAGCCCCCTCTCACCTGCTTTCAAATGTATCTTCAGTGAAGTGAATATTCCAGTCTGTATTTCGAGCACAAAACCAGAATCGGGGTGTGGTTTTACTCTGGATGGATTTTGTGAACTGCAAAGCTGTCAGTGAGCATGTTCTCCCAATTGCCAGGGATACTGGGTCGAACTAATCATAATGTGGGAGACCAGTAATAAGGATCTTGGATGTTGGAGCCATCAGGATGGTGGGGGTTTAACCCTCTTTGCTGAGCCATCTTCCCACTCTGAAGCAACCTCTCTACCTCCTATTTGTTTTATACCCATTATGGTACTTGTATGCTTGCTCCACAGAGAAAAATACCGGTAGGAGCCTGGGAGGGAGGCATTTAGATCAGGAAAGCTACATGGAGGAAAGAGTTAGGACTTCCACCTACAGCCATGatctgattcccccctcccacacacctATAATTGCACTGATACATTTCCTTGGATAATTTTTGGATTCAGGCATTTCACAAACCACGTAATCTGTTTTCCTCGCCGCTTTGTAAAACCTAATAACTGCATTAAGGCTgtttgtaagaagaagaaaatgccttTATTTTTTTGGACCTTTTGCTCAGTCCTGATTAAATTAATGTACACCTTGAAGAAGTCCAAGGGCTGCACGTTGGTGAGTGCTGACTGTGCACATCTTAGAAATAGTTCATAGGTGCTCTCTTGAAAACCTGAAGATCTGGAACATCCCACGCTGGGAAATCCCAGGGATTCAGGAACTTTGTGTTAGAGTATTTGGGTCATGTGCGGATTCTAGTGCTTGTTGTTGGCTAATAGCAACTGAAGGCAGAACAGAAATGACAGCTTGATCCTGTACCTCCTCTTATAGATCTCCTTTCTGGATTCTTATCAAACTGCCCAGAAGGAGAAGCCGTTTCTTTACACCTCTGGCTTTCCTGTGCTCAACAGGTCCCTTTTCCCTGGCTTTCACACCCCGGCTGTCAAGATCACGTACTCTGCACACATCCAGGTAAAGTATCCCGCTGCTCACAGAAGAATTGTCTTTTGTCTCTTGCTAGGTGTGTTGGCTTACTCCTGAGCAGACAGCAGGGAAGCAGAAGCCCTATATGTACACGCAAGGCCAAGCTGTTCTGAATAGGAGCTTTTTCCCTTGCTTTGACACCCCTGCCGTTAAAAGTACATACTCTGCTCTTATAAAGGTAAGCGAGGGCCGGCACTATCGTTTGGCTGGGTGAGGCAGCGGCCTCAATCAGCAGAATTCCTGCCACTGCTTCCACTGCCCAAGCCTCACAAGAGCCGTTACCCATTCCGCTGCtgccttctcctccacccccacccccgccactcCTAGGGAGGTAGACCCTCTGCTAAACTTGGGGCCCTAACAAAGGCCCAGTCTTGCCATCCTCTGGTCAGGCCTGTCTCCCAGCAGCTTCCCCATCTGTGGTGATTCATTCTGTATCTCACTGGGTGAATTTGAGCCAgttgattcatagaatcataaagttggaagggaccacaagggccatctaagtccagcactctgcgatgcaggaatctcttgcccaatgtgggactcaaacccacgaccctgagattgagagtctcctgttctaccgactgagctatcccagctgtctctcagtctaaccttccTCACCAAACCTAACCCAGGACTGTTGTGAAGGTGAAACCGGGAGTGGGGGGAAGAGGACCATGCATGGCGCCTCAAGCTCATTGGAGGGAAAGTGTGAtatacttgaaataaataaaacgagTCCCATCCCCAATCAGCAATTGCTCCTTTTCATTGCGCAACAAGCCTGCCTTTGTTTGTCTGTTAGGTCCCTGAGGGTTTCACAGCAGTGATGAGTGCAGTTACCCGGGAGAAGCAGAAAGACAACACTTTCTACTTCAAGATGCCTCTGCCCATCCCATCCTATCTGGTTGCCCTGGTTGTTGGGGACATAGTTTCTGCCGAAGTTGGACCCAGGTAAGAGGGTGGCTGGCTGCAGGCATAAAGATGAGCCACCGCATTGTTTTATGTCTGCCTTAATCTTCAAAATGACTAACAGTAAGGCTACCAAAAGAATTAAAGCAGTAATTAAAAGTTAAATGACGGAACAATTAAACTAAATAATCATATTCCTCCAATGTAAGACAACAGACTCTTGCTACAAGCTGGAATTGCTGGAGTCCCAGCCTATCTTTGTGTATAGAGGCTGATAAGCAGCATCTGTGGAAACCTATGGTATTCCAGgcgttgctggactcccaacttccattaTTGTTACTTTTATATTTTGATGTGGAAGAAAGTCCTTTCATTGCTAGAATCACCTTTCATATGCAGTACAGAATGCTTTCTTATTTCCCACAAGCAGCCATGGGAGTGACTCCTTAACAAGCTGACGTTaataaatgtgttgttgtttatgtCACTTAGGGTGTTTTCTTCCAACATTTACATTTCCACCCATTTGTTTTCATCCCATGCTAGGAGCCATGTATGGGCTGAGCCCTGCCTGATTGAGGCTGCTAAGAAAGAGTACGATGGTGTGATTGAAGAGTTTCTTAGCACGGGAGAGAAGCTTTTTGGACCATATGTATGGGAAAGGTATGTCTTGCTGCTGCAGGGAAGACTTCCCTTGAAGTCTCTGCAAACATGCACACATTGATCCCAGATTTGGCATAGAGCTGTCTTACATTTTACCCTTTCCTTAAGTCAGCTTACCTGAACCAGGAAAAGCTATAGGTCAATGgtgagagcacctgccttgcatacAGCAAtccaatctctggcatttccaggcaCAGCTAGGAAGGACGCTTCATCTAAACCCTGGGAACCACTCATAAATCACTAAAGGAAGCAGTACTTACCTGGGTGGATCAATGATGTGACTCAGCTAAGACAGATTATTCATGTTCTTAAACCCATTGAGCAATACTTCAGTCTTTGGGTTGAGACtaaattggtggtgggacacatgTATTGCATGCGGAAGGTTCCAAGtttaacccctggcatctccagataaaagGATGCAATAACAAGTGATGTGAAAGACCTCTGCCAGGGAGCTTCTGAGAGTCTCAAGTAATAATGCTGGTCAGTTTCTAGAGGAGCAGTCATGTtagtctgctgcagcagcagactCCTCCAGGAGACTTGTAGCACCTGAGGGACTAGCACATTGTTGGTGCATAAGCTTTCATGATCAACAGTCCACTTGCACAGTGCAGTCTTGATGGATATATGGTCTGGCCTGCTCTAAGGTGGTTTCCTATCTTCTATGAACTTTTGCTGAAGATGGGCAAGCAGCAATTCCCCACTCTTGAGACAATGTGAATTCTGGTTGATGGCATCCCGCCAGTTAAACTGCACTGTACTTCAAGTGCACAGAACCTCCCTGAATATTGCTGAGCCTTTTTGGCAAATTTGTATTCTGGTACCTGAAACCTGGGGGCCATCCACTgccactctcacacacaaaagtggagtaacaaaatagaaaattatttccagtagcaccttagagaccaactgagtttgttcttggtatgagctttcgtctgcatgcacacttcttcagatacactgaaacagaagtcaccagatccttaaatatagtgagggagtggggaggggtattactcagaagggttgtgggaatgggtgatcagctgataggtgtggaaaacctgttgatgactcttaacgggctgcaattagtctctaaggtgctactggaaagaattttctattttgtttcgactatggcagaccaacacggctacccacctgtaactgaaaagtgGAGTAGGCAGTAACAGCAGGATATTATTATTCCTTTAATCAGGGACTCTCCAGCTACAGCTTCCAGCATCCTTTACCATTGTCTATGTTGGCCGGTGCTTGTGGGTGATGAGAGTCCACAAACGAGGGCTACTGgatccccccatcccttccttaAAGAAAAACCACTGAAATGCtctctggggtggggagggtgtgcAGAGCCTCATGGCAGATGCTGTCTTCTTGATCACAAGCTTTGCTTTTTGCAGGTATGATGTTCTGTTTATGCCTCCCTCGTTCCCTTTCGGGGGGATGGAGAACCCCTGTATCACCTTTGTGACTCCATGCCTGTTGGCCGGCGATCGCTCCCTAGCAGATGTGATCATCCACGAGATCTCACATAGCTGGTTTGGCAATCTGGTCACCAATGCCCATTGGGGGGAGTTTTGGCTGAATGAAGGCTTCACTATGTATGCACAGAGGAGGATCACTAAAGAAATTTATGGTGAGTTACCTGTTGGGCAATGTCCATGCTATTTAGTGCCTTGATATATTCTGCTCTTCTACAATTAGCATCCAGAGCAGTTAAATAGAAACATCAATATGTAAATTCATGAACCAGATCAAGAGCTTCTTCTTGAAGAAACCCCCACACATAACACAAACACATTCTCATAATAAGGATAAGGGTGATGGTGGTATACAGGTGGgacatgtacaaaaaaaaaagtgtggaatgctcctgttcagtgTGCCAGCCAAGCCCTTTTCTGAGCTACTCCATTCCAGGAGTCATTTTCTCTTGAATGCTTAGTAGAGGAAGGATGAATTCAGTATGGGTGATGCTactcagtgcagttttgaatCTGGCTGTCTCCCTGGGTAGAGAGAATTCTTAGCATGAGATTGACCCTGAGGGTGAGTTGATCATCCTCATCTGTATTCAAGAAGAGTAGTTATGTTAGTTCATAATGCCAAAAAGACCAAACAGGTTTATTGTGGCCAGAATTCGCATAGTGGGATAAAGCTGAAAACTAAAGTTATCTGTAGCACTAACTTCATGTGAATATAGTATACATCAGTATactattaaaatatttttcagtTCTCCTTTTGTCTTGGTGCCTGTTGTACTATACACCCTGCAGTCTTCACAGTACTGTACAACTTCAACTAAGGATTGTTTTGTGTAGGCTAGGCTGAAAAAAAACTTTCAACCTGGCATTCACTTTCCATGTGCAGAGAGAGCTTGATGCTAGGAATGCTGTCAGACGCTTCCATCTGCGTTCCTGAGGGGTGCAGCTTCCTGACAGGAGTGTTCCATGTGTCGCCCTGAATAATTTGAAGTTGCTTTTCAGAATTCCATTTGGAAGAAAGACAACACACACTTGCTAATGGTTAACAGAAAGGGTTGCTTCTGTTGTGTTTCTAGTGGGGTCAGCCTGCAGGTCTCAGCtgtgttcttctttttttctccagTAACAGTGATGCTGTGCCCCAAATGATCTTTACCACATATTCATGACTGATCCCAGACTATTAAGCAGGCAGCTCGGTTTGATGGCCAGGAGtttcaaacaaacaagcaaacaaaaccaaaacactagCTCAGCTTCTTCCTTTGCTTGTCCCCTAAAATCAGGTGCTGCTTATACTTGCTTAGAAGCTGCCACAGGGAGGGCTTTGCTTCGCCAACATATGGACAACACCGGAGAAGACCACCCCCTCAACAAGCTCAGAGTGAAAAT
This genomic interval carries:
- the RNPEP gene encoding aminopeptidase B isoform X2, whose protein sequence is MAAARDAASACSADSFQLRHLHLALSMHFGPAGSGNLQGCVRLELTCLRDRASEVVLDSHPSIEVEGAGLAPPGSGCGEGQGPQPGALRPLAFQSRPFASYGSALHVTLPEPLTCGDTVVLEIAYRAGGGPGISFLDSYQTAQKEKPFLYTSGFPVLNRSLFPGFHTPAVKITYSAHIQVPEGFTAVMSAVTREKQKDNTFYFKMPLPIPSYLVALVVGDIVSAEVGPRSHVWAEPCLIEAAKKEYDGVIEEFLSTGEKLFGPYVWERYDVLFMPPSFPFGGMENPCITFVTPCLLAGDRSLADVIIHEISHSWFGNLVTNAHWGEFWLNEGFTMYAQRRITKEIYGAAYTCLEAATGRALLRQHMDNTGEDHPLNKLRVKIEPGVDPEDTYNETPYEKGYCFVSYLAHLVGDQKKFDAFLQAYVNQFKFRSITADEALEFYLKYFPELKKKGVDTIPGFEFDRWLNTPGWPPYLPDLSPGEELMKPAENLAELWASPNCDMQAIRAVDISTWKTFQVVYFLDKILAKSPLPDGNIEKMSAMYSKISKAQNAELRLRWCQILLKNNHEAEFGKVKDFLHSQGKQKYTLPIYRGMVSGSEAAQALAVETFSATAPQLHVNVQNYVKKILGVKS
- the RNPEP gene encoding aminopeptidase B isoform X1 — encoded protein: MAAARDAASACSADSFQLRHLHLALSMHFGPAGSGNLQGCVRLELTCLRDRASEVVLDSHPSIEVEGAGLAPPGSGCGEGQGPQPGALRPLAFQSRPFASYGSALHVTLPEPLTCGDTVVLEIAYRAGGGPGVCWLTPEQTAGKQKPYMYTQGQAVLNRSFFPCFDTPAVKSTYSALIKVPEGFTAVMSAVTREKQKDNTFYFKMPLPIPSYLVALVVGDIVSAEVGPRSHVWAEPCLIEAAKKEYDGVIEEFLSTGEKLFGPYVWERYDVLFMPPSFPFGGMENPCITFVTPCLLAGDRSLADVIIHEISHSWFGNLVTNAHWGEFWLNEGFTMYAQRRITKEIYGAAYTCLEAATGRALLRQHMDNTGEDHPLNKLRVKIEPGVDPEDTYNETPYEKGYCFVSYLAHLVGDQKKFDAFLQAYVNQFKFRSITADEALEFYLKYFPELKKKGVDTIPGFEFDRWLNTPGWPPYLPDLSPGEELMKPAENLAELWASPNCDMQAIRAVDISTWKTFQVVYFLDKILAKSPLPDGNIEKMSAMYSKISKAQNAELRLRWCQILLKNNHEAEFGKVKDFLHSQGKQKYTLPIYRGMVSGSEAAQALAVETFSATAPQLHVNVQNYVKKILGVKS